AACACACGTATTGTTCCATCTTCGTAACCCGCAACAAGCTTCTTtcctaattaaaaataaataattgtaataaattactaaataattgatcagcttaaaaaaaatgatagaaaTACCATCTGGTGTAAGAGCTCCAGTTTCATTTTTGTGACCATATCCTTGAAAAACTTTACATTCACCACTTGGAATTTTCCACATATATGTTTCACCTATAGTGCTACCAGCCAAAATAACATTTGCTAAATTATGCCATTTCATCCActgcaaattaaaaatttcttgatgcaataaataatttttgataattaaaattaatttaattaatttatttaaaattaattaatttaaggtaCTTACCGCCGCATCGCCCATATTAAAGTCCCAAACAATAACTTTACTTTTCATTTCCCAAACCTGAATAAAACCATTCATATCTCCAACAGCTAAATAAGAATTATCATAATTGAACTCAGCAAAAATAATAGTATCCGTATGTCCAGAACATTTATAAATCATTTCTCCTGATGATGTATCCCAAACAAAAGCAACATCATCTTGACCTCCAGTAACTGCAATTTTTCCATCATTTGATAAAGATCCGCAAATGATTGCATCTACAATATAGATgatgcaagaaaaaattatcaatgttAGTTTGAACTTAATAACAATAGTGGAAAATTCATTATACCGTTATGATGTCTAAAAACAGTTATAGCATCGTCCGTTTCTGCATCATCTGCTTCCATTTGACCATTTTCTGTATCTGATTCGGAATTATCGAATAATTCTTCCATCTCATCCACATAAACGATATCATCGTCAAATTCGTCAGATTTTGACGAACTGTCATCTTGAAACATTTTCtgcaacaataataataactatttatttatttatttttttactcgtctttatgtaaaaaatgatatttatttcaacataAACAAACTCttgtgtataaataatttt
The sequence above is drawn from the Cotesia glomerata isolate CgM1 linkage group LG4, MPM_Cglom_v2.3, whole genome shotgun sequence genome and encodes:
- the LOC123263389 gene encoding angio-associated migratory cell protein gives rise to the protein MFQDDSSSKSDEFDDDIVYVDEMEELFDNSESDTENGQMEADDAETDDAITVFRHHNDAIICGSLSNDGKIAVTGGQDDVAFVWDTSSGEMIYKCSGHTDTIIFAEFNYDNSYLAVGDMNGFIQVWEMKSKVIVWDFNMGDAAWMKWHNLANVILAGSTIGETYMWKIPSGECKVFQGYGHKNETGALTPDGKKLVAGYEDGTIRVLDLKGGIVESAIPANTAHSQNIICLECQVDGKLMMSAAQDGRTVISTVSNGKIINVLQKLQENNTVEIDKIDDEGAESEPRKNWVESIRFCRNLELHLAATGTIEGELFIWDISKQVIRHKITQESGIVKLEWIGNSSLLCTAGLDGIVRFYDARTSQCLKVLYGHSRSILDLNIAKTQNKILTTSDDGTARIFDISIL